A window of Alkalicoccobacillus plakortidis contains these coding sequences:
- a CDS encoding DUF2207 domain-containing protein: MTKRIFTIATTMLILMLFAPLKAFAIDFIIPESTIDVSLLPNGDVNVHETHSYDFDDDFNGLTRMLYATEGTEISDFEATENGQPLEVEQDEALYKIMRPGSYEPVTVDLTYVIHGGVELYQDVADFQWAFFDAANEVPYENLTITIHPPEETNDVIAYGSDKSFGTETIQENGSVQFAIGEVPDGSKGDIRVAYAPELFPDATGRSEQIKADILAHEQEGKDEAAAYASMQDRLSSFAIFFIPIAALVLLLLIVFSYLKSRSVYKSFERATNSFSTIPKQKLSMLATILFTRLTLTPEAMAAGLLDLIRQGYVKEHDKNQFTLLHRKGANKHEQILIEWLFDTIGSKNEFSLQELEAYAKNKKNHEAYQKYDQKWREAIREEVKEANLHQNKTSHRLIVGLSSLLLIPLFILFPLYGLPMWLFFTILIFIGLVGYACFYRPRTEEGARIAYDWNTYQKRTAELSVEEMTKWKQDDLMRAIIFGIGTGNKKLQDKNNALEDVFKKQPLATTAYSFDVSTFIALSVITSSSVNTANSQASPSSSQSGGSPGGGVGGSGGGSGAF, from the coding sequence ATGACTAAACGGATCTTCACAATCGCCACAACTATGCTCATTCTTATGCTTTTTGCACCTCTTAAAGCGTTTGCCATTGATTTTATAATTCCCGAATCAACTATTGATGTGTCCCTTTTACCAAATGGTGATGTTAATGTGCACGAAACTCATTCCTATGACTTTGATGATGATTTTAATGGACTGACTAGAATGTTATACGCAACAGAAGGAACTGAAATTAGTGACTTTGAGGCAACAGAAAATGGTCAGCCACTTGAGGTTGAACAGGATGAAGCTCTTTATAAGATCATGCGTCCTGGTAGCTATGAACCTGTTACTGTTGATTTGACCTACGTCATTCATGGTGGTGTTGAGCTTTACCAAGATGTCGCTGATTTTCAATGGGCTTTTTTCGATGCAGCCAATGAAGTGCCTTATGAGAATTTGACGATTACGATTCACCCGCCTGAAGAAACCAATGACGTGATTGCCTATGGCTCTGATAAATCCTTTGGTACAGAAACCATCCAAGAAAATGGCTCCGTACAATTTGCGATTGGCGAAGTGCCTGATGGTTCAAAGGGAGATATTCGTGTTGCATATGCTCCAGAGCTTTTTCCTGATGCGACAGGCAGGAGCGAACAGATAAAAGCTGACATCCTAGCACACGAACAAGAAGGAAAGGATGAAGCAGCAGCGTACGCCTCGATGCAGGATCGACTCTCAAGCTTTGCTATCTTTTTTATTCCGATCGCTGCCTTAGTTCTGCTTTTACTCATCGTATTTTCATACTTAAAATCAAGAAGTGTGTACAAATCATTTGAACGAGCGACAAACTCATTTAGCACCATTCCAAAACAAAAACTCAGTATGCTAGCAACAATTCTATTTACTCGATTAACACTCACACCTGAAGCAATGGCAGCAGGTCTGCTTGATCTAATAAGGCAAGGTTATGTAAAAGAACACGACAAAAATCAGTTCACGTTGCTTCATCGTAAGGGTGCAAACAAACATGAACAGATTTTAATTGAGTGGTTATTTGATACAATCGGTAGTAAAAATGAATTCTCACTTCAAGAGCTTGAAGCCTATGCAAAAAACAAGAAGAACCATGAAGCCTATCAAAAATACGATCAAAAATGGAGAGAAGCGATTAGAGAAGAAGTCAAAGAAGCAAATCTACATCAAAACAAAACGTCTCATAGACTGATCGTTGGCTTGTCTAGTCTGCTGCTAATTCCTCTCTTTATCTTGTTTCCTTTATACGGACTGCCAATGTGGTTGTTCTTTACGATTCTGATTTTTATTGGTTTAGTCGGTTACGCATGTTTCTATCGTCCACGAACGGAAGAAGGCGCACGAATTGCCTACGACTGGAACACATATCAAAAACGAACAGCCGAACTTTCGGTTGAAGAAATGACAAAATGGAAGCAAGATGATCTCATGCGAGCTATTATCTTTGGAATTGGCACAGGAAATAAAAAGCTCCAAGATAAGAATAACGCGCTTGAAGATGTATTTAAAAAACAACCTCTGGCTACAACAGCCTATTCATTTGACGTCTCAACGTTTATTGCCTTGTCTGTTATCACTTCATCCAGTGTTAATACAGCTAACTCTCAAGCTTCTCCATCATCCTCACAATCAGGTGGTTCCCCAGGTGGCGGAGTTGGAGGTAGTGGCGGTGGTTCCGGAGCCTTTTAA
- a CDS encoding GNAT family N-acetyltransferase has protein sequence MIIRKAMTQDSRSIQQIARTTWHHTYEDLIPRTIQDQFLNEAYSDKFMGYRIPRTIVAEIDEAVIGFADFTEATDDQKASVGALYILPEYQGRGAWSALIKDVLSKLEHAVTIYVDVEKKTNLHWPFITEWDLCWKRNTRNYFMVIQFTR, from the coding sequence ATGATTATTCGAAAGGCAATGACTCAAGATAGCAGGTCTATCCAGCAAATTGCTCGTACGACGTGGCATCATACGTATGAGGATCTGATTCCACGTACCATTCAAGATCAATTTTTAAACGAGGCATATTCGGATAAGTTTATGGGGTATCGAATACCAAGGACAATTGTGGCAGAAATTGATGAGGCGGTCATTGGATTTGCTGATTTTACAGAAGCGACGGATGATCAAAAGGCCTCGGTTGGAGCACTTTATATCCTTCCAGAGTATCAAGGCAGGGGAGCTTGGTCTGCATTGATTAAGGACGTGCTCTCGAAGCTTGAGCATGCAGTAACCATCTATGTGGACGTTGAAAAAAAAACGAACCTGCACTGGCCTTTTATAACAGAATGGGATTTGTGTTGGAAGAGGAATACTCGGAACTATTTTATGGTCATACAATTCACACGGTGA
- the map gene encoding type I methionyl aminopeptidase: MIAQTEKDINGLKEIGKIVAEIRNELTLHTKVGITTKEIDEIGGKLFKKFGAVSAPISTYDFPGFTCICVNEEVAHGIPGPRVIKEGDLVNIDVSGSLNGYFADTGHSFVVGNGDPVLANLIHATKETFDAGLKKFKAGSKQNGVGRTVFQTAQEHGFTVIKNLTGHGIGLSLHDSPEHIFNYYNPRDTKLFKDGEVIAFEPFVSTKAEDVYQLDDGWTLTTVDQSFVAQFEHTIIVTKEEPIILTK, encoded by the coding sequence ATGATTGCACAAACAGAAAAAGATATTAACGGTCTAAAAGAAATTGGAAAGATTGTAGCCGAAATTCGTAATGAACTAACACTACACACTAAGGTAGGTATTACTACTAAGGAAATCGATGAGATAGGTGGCAAGCTATTCAAAAAGTTCGGTGCTGTCTCAGCCCCTATCAGCACATATGATTTCCCTGGATTCACATGTATTTGCGTAAATGAAGAAGTAGCACATGGTATACCAGGACCACGTGTCATCAAAGAGGGGGATCTTGTGAATATTGATGTCTCAGGATCGTTAAATGGGTACTTTGCTGACACCGGCCATTCCTTTGTGGTTGGGAACGGTGATCCTGTGTTAGCTAATTTAATTCACGCCACTAAGGAAACGTTTGATGCCGGCTTAAAGAAATTCAAAGCTGGATCTAAACAAAATGGTGTGGGGCGTACCGTCTTTCAAACAGCGCAGGAACATGGATTCACCGTTATTAAAAACCTTACTGGCCACGGAATCGGTCTCTCGCTTCATGATTCACCTGAACACATTTTTAATTATTACAATCCTAGAGATACAAAACTTTTTAAAGACGGAGAAGTCATTGCTTTTGAACCATTCGTCTCAACCAAAGCAGAAGATGTATATCAGTTGGATGATGGTTGGACCTTAACTACCGTGGACCAAAGCTTTGTCGCTCAATTTGAGCACACAATTATCGTTACAAAAGAGGAACCTATTATCTTGACTAAATAA
- a CDS encoding ASCH domain-containing protein — MMAHMMGLYDEPFALMKSGRKTVEVRLNDSKRQKLQVGDQINFIKAPVQDERLNVVITALKTYPTFRDLYEDIELKKLGKEQASLNKLINETYMIYSEEQENEFGVLAIDVERVE, encoded by the coding sequence ATGATGGCTCATATGATGGGATTATATGATGAACCATTTGCATTAATGAAGTCCGGGAGAAAAACAGTGGAAGTCCGTCTCAATGATTCTAAAAGACAGAAATTACAAGTGGGAGATCAAATTAATTTTATTAAAGCGCCTGTTCAGGACGAGCGGCTGAATGTTGTCATAACGGCTTTAAAGACCTATCCAACATTTCGTGATCTTTACGAGGACATTGAGTTGAAGAAGTTAGGAAAAGAGCAAGCATCATTAAACAAGCTAATCAATGAGACCTATATGATTTATTCGGAAGAACAAGAGAACGAGTTTGGTGTTTTGGCTATCGATGTAGAGAGAGTGGAATAA